One part of the Arthrobacter tumbae genome encodes these proteins:
- a CDS encoding SRPBCC family protein, whose amino-acid sequence MVNVVTAITIDRPRGQVAAYAADPANAPEWYVNIDSARWLSAPPLEVGSRVAFSARFLGRTLSYVYETTRFQPSEQLTMRTAEGPSPMATTYTWADAGPGATRMELRNAGQPKGFFRVLGPLLARSMHKANTKDLRNLKRLLESR is encoded by the coding sequence ATGGTCAACGTCGTAACGGCAATCACCATTGACCGGCCGCGCGGGCAGGTGGCCGCCTACGCTGCCGATCCGGCGAACGCGCCGGAGTGGTACGTCAACATCGACTCCGCCCGGTGGTTGTCCGCGCCTCCCCTCGAGGTTGGTTCGCGAGTAGCTTTCTCAGCGAGATTCCTCGGCCGGACGCTGTCCTATGTCTACGAGACCACCCGGTTTCAGCCGTCGGAACAGCTCACCATGCGGACTGCCGAGGGGCCCTCCCCCATGGCGACCACCTACACCTGGGCAGACGCCGGGCCGGGCGCCACCCGCATGGAGCTGCGCAACGCCGGCCAGCCGAAGGGGTTCTTCCGCGTGCTCGGACCGCTCCTCGCCCGGTCCATGCACAAGGCCAACACAAAGGACCTGCGGAACCTGAAGCGCCTGCTCGAATCC